The stretch of DNA TATTATTAAAGAAAATGATTTATTTATCAAGTCAAATGGTTGGTTAGGAACTATAGATTATGTTCCCATCCCAAAGTATTTAAAACGTCTTAAAAGACTTTCATTCCCACAAAATACAATAGAAGAAATACAAAGGAGTAATGTTCCCTTAACGTCTACTTTTCATCTTGTTAACGACTTTAAAGAAGTATCTGGTGACCATTTTATATTAAACACAACTATTAAAAACACTTATAATGATAAATGGGCGGTTTGCCAAAAAGCAACTATAATAATTGTTGGAACAAAAAGCGCTCATTTAATTCCATTTACAATTTCTGGTTGTGCCTCGGACATGAGTGTGATGATAAGTGATGTTTATTTAAACGGAAAAGAAAATGATTTATCAGACCTTTGTATCGATTTATCAACATATAAAAACCTGAAAATAGAAGTCATTGATAAACAATTAACTGTTTTTATAGAAGATAAAATACGTTTCTCTAAAGCCTACAATGAATCTATTGGAAATATTGTTGGTTTGCGTTATCGTTTTCTTGGTGCTGGAGACGTAAAAGAAATTAAATTATCAAATATCTCTGGAAACACCATTATTGTTGATGAAAAATTTTAAAGTTTAAATCACGACTTAAGTATTCTATCTATCTCTATAAACCAATCATCAATTGTTGTTTTATTAGTGTTTAAAGCAACACTCCCATTACCATAAGGCTCATATATGTTTTGGTTTGTTACCGAAAAGAAACCAACCGTAGGCGTTAAGGATGCACTTGCTAAATGCATAACGCCATTATCTGCGGCAATAAACACAGTCGTGTTTTTAATAATGGCTCCCATTTCTCGAATATCTTTGCTATAAAAACTTGGTGCTTTAAATGATATTTTTGAAATGTTTTCAATAGGAAGCATTTCTATAATATTATAATTAGAATATTCCTTTTTTAAACGTGTATAGAAAGTTTCCCACCAATCTTCAGAATAACATTTTGATCCAGTTGCATTGGTGTAGATACAAATGGTATTTTTATCATTATCTGCAATAGTGTCTAATATTTTTTTACCGTTTGCTATTTCAACTTCACTCAACTTTATATTTAAAACTGGGATTTCATTATTATTTTTAGAAAATCCTAACTTTTCTAAAAAATGTCTTAAAATATAAATGGGATATTTTGAAATATGCTCGTAATCCTTATAAGTATTCTGAATTTCTTCATCAACATCACCAAAAATTTTATATGTGGCTTTAGAAAATTGAGTTGATAACCTCCCGGATGATGAATTTTTATCACCATTAATGACCAAATCATAGTGCTTCTTTTTCAGTTTTAACCAACACCACCCATAATCTAACAAATGGCTAAATGGCTTTTTAGGCAATTGAATAATTTTATCGATTTGCTCATAATTTTCAAAAACTGGATAAGCAACACCTCCTTTAACGAATAAATCAATTTTACAATCAGGAAACGTATTAATAACTTCTTGTACTAATGGGGTTAGTAGTAATTGATTTCCCAATCTGTGATTGGGTCTGGAAATGAGTATACTTTTTATTTCAATTTTGCTATTTGGGTTAATTTTAGGAATAGAATATGAGTTTCCTATATTTTTAGTCAGCCCTTTCATCACCTTACTCCTAAAAACATTTACACTTCTAGGTATTTTCATTAAATTAGTTAATATGGTTAATATCAGAAATGCCCAAAATACAAATAAGCTAATAGCTAGCCTAATAGTTGCCAAAATAATATTATAACCACATTATTTTCTATAAAAAAAGAGGTTGAATTCCTGGTTTCTTAACTTGGAATTCAGCCTCTTTTATATAATACTAAAAACGCTTTCTAATAAGTGGTATAGCCTTCTGCTTCTGATGAATAAAACAAATCCATATTTGGAGGTACTAACTCTTTATTTAGCTTAATTTGATCAACAAAATTGGGGTTAGAAATGTATGGTCTCCCTACATAAACTAAATCGTATCCTTTGCTTAAAACGGATGCTGCTTTTTCCGAATTATTAATATCGCCACCAGTAATTACTGTACCTTTAAATCTCTCCTTAATTATTTTTTGAATATCTGAAGTGAAATCTGGAGCAGAAAAGGCAACACGCTGGTCTACAACATGTATATAGGCTATCTTCAATTGGGACAGTTCTTCTGCCAAATAAGTAAAAATACTTTCTACTTCGTTGTGATGGGCCTCCATATCATTAAATGCACCATAAGGAGAAAAACGAATCCCTACTTTTTCTGGTCCTATTTTTTCAACAACCTGTTTTGTTGTTTCTATTACAAAACGGCTCCTATTAACGAAGTTTCCTCCATAAAAATCGGTTCTTTGGTTGGATTTTGGGTTTAAAAACTGATTTAATAAATAACCATTTGCTGCATGAATTTCTATACCATCAACTCCAGCCTCATTTACCAATCTAAAAGCGGCATTGGCAAATTCATTTTTAGCAATCTCTATGTCTTCAAGTGTCATTTCTTTTGGAGTATCATGAGCCACCATGCCTGTTTCAGTAAAAATTTCTCCATCAGCTTGAACCGCAGACGGCCCTACAGTAAAAGCACCTTCCGGTAAATTAGCTTTTCCGGTAATACGGCCACAGTGCATCAATTGCACAAATATTTTACCATCTTTTTGATGTACAGCATCAGCTATTTTCTTCCAGCCAGCAATTTGTTCATCGCTAAAAGCCCCAGGTATTCTAGGGTATCCTAAACCGTTTGGAGACGGCGAAGTGCCTTCTGTGATTATTAAACCAGCTCCCGCCCTTTGTTCATAATATTCAGCCATGAGGTCGTTAGGGATGTTATTTATAGCACGACATCTCGTCATTGGCGCCATGACAACTCTATTTTTAAGAGTTGTATTTCCTAATTGATAGGATTCAAATACATTCATTTTCATTTAAATTTTTGTTTTATTTATTAAGAGTAAATGTGCAGGTTAAGCCCACACTTAAATTACTGTAAAGTTTATCTACACCAAATATGGCTCTGGAATGTGTCCCTTTATCATCTAACATATTTATAAATAAATCTGAAGCCCCATTAACTACTTTTGGTGCATCGTTCCAGTCATCGTGAGATTGATAATAGACGTCTAGGTGATTTAAACCTTCAATGTTATTAAAACCAACTTTTTTATCTATTTGAGCAATTACATTTAGTGCACACATTTGCATGGCCTTATAACCATCTTCTGTTGTTAGTTTTGCTCCTAGCCTTCCCTGATAATGTAATGTTCCATTTATAATAGGAAACTGAATGGCCACATATGCAATGTTTCCTCTAATATTCACTGACTCGTATGCCCCTCCTGGAGTTGATACATTTGGAAGCTCTAGATTTAAAGCTTTTAATTTTTCTTTAATATTCATTATTATATTTTTTAATATTAGACCAGTCGACTATTAATAAATCAAAAAAAAATCATAATATATATTCGTCCAGAAATTCAATATACACATCTATAGATTTACTAGATCTGGAAGATTTCATTCTTAAAAGAGATCCTTCCCAACCAGAAATTATAAAACTTGCCATGTCCTTAGATGTTTTTTCTTTTTTAATGACACCCAACTCTTGCCCTTCACCAATACATGTTTCGAAACTAGCATCCCAAAGCTCTAAACCCGATGCAATTGAAGTACGCAAGCTTTCTGATTGATCTGATAGTTCTAAGCTACAATTACCTAACAAGCACCCCTCTTTAAAACCATTCTTTACATACAGGTTTCTCATTTTACTAAAAAAAACAAGGATACGCTCTCTGGGGTTTAAATTATCGT from Flavivirga spongiicola encodes:
- a CDS encoding glycosyltransferase family 9 protein; the protein is MKIPRSVNVFRSKVMKGLTKNIGNSYSIPKINPNSKIEIKSILISRPNHRLGNQLLLTPLVQEVINTFPDCKIDLFVKGGVAYPVFENYEQIDKIIQLPKKPFSHLLDYGWCWLKLKKKHYDLVINGDKNSSSGRLSTQFSKATYKIFGDVDEEIQNTYKDYEHISKYPIYILRHFLEKLGFSKNNNEIPVLNIKLSEVEIANGKKILDTIADNDKNTICIYTNATGSKCYSEDWWETFYTRLKKEYSNYNIIEMLPIENISKISFKAPSFYSKDIREMGAIIKNTTVFIAADNGVMHLASASLTPTVGFFSVTNQNIYEPYGNGSVALNTNKTTIDDWFIEIDRILKS
- a CDS encoding alkene reductase, whose product is MNVFESYQLGNTTLKNRVVMAPMTRCRAINNIPNDLMAEYYEQRAGAGLIITEGTSPSPNGLGYPRIPGAFSDEQIAGWKKIADAVHQKDGKIFVQLMHCGRITGKANLPEGAFTVGPSAVQADGEIFTETGMVAHDTPKEMTLEDIEIAKNEFANAAFRLVNEAGVDGIEIHAANGYLLNQFLNPKSNQRTDFYGGNFVNRSRFVIETTKQVVEKIGPEKVGIRFSPYGAFNDMEAHHNEVESIFTYLAEELSQLKIAYIHVVDQRVAFSAPDFTSDIQKIIKERFKGTVITGGDINNSEKAASVLSKGYDLVYVGRPYISNPNFVDQIKLNKELVPPNMDLFYSSEAEGYTTY
- a CDS encoding RidA family protein, translated to MNIKEKLKALNLELPNVSTPGGAYESVNIRGNIAYVAIQFPIINGTLHYQGRLGAKLTTEDGYKAMQMCALNVIAQIDKKVGFNNIEGLNHLDVYYQSHDDWNDAPKVVNGASDLFINMLDDKGTHSRAIFGVDKLYSNLSVGLTCTFTLNK
- a CDS encoding TetR/AcrR family transcriptional regulator, with translation MKKDTVNNILAIGAELVLKKGYNNVGIQEILDTAAIPKGSFYYYFKSKEDFGLQLIKYHSEHSISILDSYLKDDNLNPRERILVFFSKMRNLYVKNGFKEGCLLGNCSLELSDQSESLRTSIASGLELWDASFETCIGEGQELGVIKKEKTSKDMASFIISGWEGSLLRMKSSRSSKSIDVYIEFLDEYIL